A stretch of DNA from Methanoplanus endosymbiosus:
TTTGAGGAGGCAATGAAGGCAGATAAAAGCGCAGTCGTTAAAACGCTTCAAAAACTTCCGGTTGCCTGTATAATGTCACTTTCCGGGAATGTACTTCCGGAATTTATTTTATATAAAGAGAACAGATTAAAACTAATAAATGATTTAATTACTTTGTGTGTCAAAATCTTACACAAAGAAAAATATACTGCCATTGACAATGACAGAATAATTATCAGGAGAGTCAGGTTTGACCCGGACGCAGCAAAAAGGGCAGGAGTCACGCCGGGTCCGCTGTATGGCAGACTGGCATCCGGAAATGAGATAATTATTGAGGGGAGAAAAATCACTCCGGATATGGTCTCAGCAGTTGATGAGAAAATAATTCACTTAGAGGGTTTGGAAAGATATCTATGATGAAATCAATAGTGGAAGAAGCACTGTCAAGAAGCAGGGATGATAGTAAAATGATCGTTGATCGTCCCTACAGCAGCGAGGATGAGGATCTGGAGGAGATCCTCAAATCACTGAGGACAAGAATTACAGTGGTAGGTTGTGGCGGAGGCGGCTCAAATACCATTACAAGAATGGCAGAAGAAGGCATTGAAGGCGCAACCCTGTATGCACTGAATACCGATGCACAGCATCTCATCAGAACAAAGGCAGATTACCGGATTCTCATCGGCAGGAAGAGAACAAAGGGATTCGGTGCAGGCTCCGTCCCGCAGGTGGGAGAGGAAGCAGCACTTGAGAACGAAGATGAGATTAAGGCAAAACTTATGGACAGTGATATGGTCTTCATCACTGCCGGACTCGGAGGAGGAACAGGCACAGGTTCTGCACCGGTCATTGCACGGGCAGCAAGAGAAGAGGGCGCTCTCACCATCGCAATTGTAACCCTCCCGTTCACAGTTGAGGGCGCGATAAGGGCAGAGAATGCAGAAGCCGGCCTTGAAAGACTGCGCGATGTTGCAGATACCGTCATAGTTGTCCCGAATGACAGACTTCTTGAAGTTGTACCCAACCTTCCTCTGCATGCAGCCTTCAAAGTATCCGATGAAGTTTTGATGCGTGCCGTCAAAGGTATTACAGAACTTATCACCCAGCCGGGTCTTGTCAACCTTGATTTCGCCGATGTCCGTACAGTTATGGAACGCGGAGGAGTGGCAATGATAGGCATGGGCGAGAGTGACAGTGAGGATAAAGCGGCCGATTCAGTCAAGAAGGCGCTCAGATCTCCGCTTCTCGATGTGGACATCTCCAATGCAACAGCTGCACTTGTAAATGTCGTCGGTGGCCCCGACATGACAATGAAGGAAGCCGAAGGTGTTGTACAGGAAGTCTATGAGAGGATAGATCCGGATGCACGTATTATCTGGGGAGCACAGGTTGATCCGGATATGCAGCATAAAATGAGAACAATGCTTGTAGTTACAGGCGTAAGTTCACCACAGATTTACGGGAAGGGCGATGAGTATTCACAGAAGCCCGCAGCCCGCGAGTACGATATAGACTTTCTCAGGTGAGTAATACAAAATGTCATTTAATTTTAAGTTAGACGAAGAACTTTTCAAAAAGTACATGCGTGTTCTGAAGCTTGCAAGAACACCATCACGCGACGAATTCCAGAAAATCGCAATTGTTGCGGCGGCAGGTATTGCCCTTATAGGAATGATTGGATTTATCCTCTACGAAATAATCCTTTTAATCCCCTGAATTAATATTTCAGACAGGTACAGCAAAATGAGTACTGAAGAATCCGAGAATAAAATATATGCAATAAAGACCACTGCCAAACAGGAGAGGACAGTGGTTGACAATATTGTTGAGGCGCTGAAGGATCACGAAGAGATCCGCGTAATGTCAATTATGGCGCCTGATGAACTTAAGGGTTATGTGCTTGTTGAAAGTCCTGATCCCATCGCCAGAATGGAACAACTAAGAGAGATGGTGCCAAATGCAAGAACTGTGGTAAAAGGGGCATCATCATTCCGTGAGATAGAACATTTCCTTGTACCAAAACCGGTAGTGAGCGGTATTGATGAGGGAACAATTGTAGAACTCATTGCAGGGCCTTTCAAGGGTGAAAGGGCGGTTGTAAAAAGAGTAGATACATCAAAAGAAGAGATAACAGTAGAACTTTACGAGAGTATGGTTCCAATCCCAATCACTGTCCGCGGCGATAATGTGCGCGTGATAGAAAAAGTCCAGGAATAATCCTCTTTTTTTCAGGCCCACCTGAAAGATTTAAATCAGCATAAAATCAAATAATAAAGACCCAAGCTTGGCAGTGGAATCTATATCACTGTCAGCAAAGGTGATATTACAATGGGAGAAGTAGTCGAGGTATTGGTACCCGGCGGTAGGGCCACAGCAGGGCCACCATTAGGTCCGTCACTCGGACCACTCGGAATCAATGTGAAGGCAGTCGTTGATGAGATCAACAAGAAGACCTCCAGCTTTAACGGAATGCAGGTTCCTGTAAAAGTTGAAGTTGACGACAAGAAGAACTTCACAATTTCCGTTGGTGTCCCGCCAGCAACCGCACTTGTTATGAAAGAGTGTGGCATTGCAAAAGGCTCGGGAGAACCGAATGTCAACAAAGTTGGCGACTTACCGTTCGAGGCTGCTGTCCGCATTGCCAGCATGAAGTTTGACGACATGCTCTCATATGACATGAAAAACGCCGTAAAGGAAGTTATCGGGTCATGTGTCAGCGTTGGCGTCACTGTTGACGGCAAAGATCCAAAAGAGATGTTTGCCCTCATTGATGCAGGCGAATATGACGGTCAGCTAGTATAAAGAGCACAGACTATGAAAACCCATAGAAGATCCGGGATTATTCCGGGTCGTTGAACTATGGAGGTATTAATTTGGTAGAAAAGGTCCAGATTCTAAATGCCGTTAACTCGGCGATAGAAAAGGCGCCAAAGAGAAATTTCCAGGAATCAATGGAAATTATCGTCAATCTTAGAAATATTGACATGGCACAGCCTAAAAACCGTATAGATGAGACAATGCTTCTGCCACATGGCACAGGGAGAGTGGAAAAGATCGCTGTGCTTGGTAAAGGAGATATCACCACTCAGGCAAAAGCTGCAGGTGTAGATCTCATCATCGGACCTGAAGAAATTGAGCGTCTCGGTGGAGAAAAACGTGAAGCAAGGCAGATGGCCGACACTTACAGGTTTTTCCTTGCAGAAACAGGCGTAATGCCTCTTGTAGGCCGATTCTTAGGTACCAGACTGGGTCCGCGTGGTAAGATGCCACAGCCAATTCCCCAGGGAGTTGACATCGGACCTATCGTAGATCGTCTCCGCAAATCAGTCAAATTCAGAACCAAGGACAAAAAGACCTTCCACGTGAAAGTCGGTTCAACCGGTATGAATCCTGATGACGTTGCAGAGAATATTGATGCGGTTCTGAAGAAGGTAGAAGCCAATCTTGAAAGCGGAACTATGAACATTCGTTCAATTTACGTTAAAACATCCATGGGCCCGGCAGAGAGGTTAGTGTAA
This window harbors:
- the ftsZ gene encoding cell division protein FtsZ — encoded protein: MKSIVEEALSRSRDDSKMIVDRPYSSEDEDLEEILKSLRTRITVVGCGGGGSNTITRMAEEGIEGATLYALNTDAQHLIRTKADYRILIGRKRTKGFGAGSVPQVGEEAALENEDEIKAKLMDSDMVFITAGLGGGTGTGSAPVIARAAREEGALTIAIVTLPFTVEGAIRAENAEAGLERLRDVADTVIVVPNDRLLEVVPNLPLHAAFKVSDEVLMRAVKGITELITQPGLVNLDFADVRTVMERGGVAMIGMGESDSEDKAADSVKKALRSPLLDVDISNATAALVNVVGGPDMTMKEAEGVVQEVYERIDPDARIIWGAQVDPDMQHKMRTMLVVTGVSSPQIYGKGDEYSQKPAAREYDIDFLR
- a CDS encoding protein translocase SEC61 complex subunit gamma, giving the protein MSFNFKLDEELFKKYMRVLKLARTPSRDEFQKIAIVAAAGIALIGMIGFILYEIILLIP
- a CDS encoding transcription elongation factor Spt5 — its product is MSTEESENKIYAIKTTAKQERTVVDNIVEALKDHEEIRVMSIMAPDELKGYVLVESPDPIARMEQLREMVPNARTVVKGASSFREIEHFLVPKPVVSGIDEGTIVELIAGPFKGERAVVKRVDTSKEEITVELYESMVPIPITVRGDNVRVIEKVQE
- a CDS encoding 50S ribosomal protein L11, whose protein sequence is MGEVVEVLVPGGRATAGPPLGPSLGPLGINVKAVVDEINKKTSSFNGMQVPVKVEVDDKKNFTISVGVPPATALVMKECGIAKGSGEPNVNKVGDLPFEAAVRIASMKFDDMLSYDMKNAVKEVIGSCVSVGVTVDGKDPKEMFALIDAGEYDGQLV
- a CDS encoding 50S ribosomal protein L1; the protein is MVEKVQILNAVNSAIEKAPKRNFQESMEIIVNLRNIDMAQPKNRIDETMLLPHGTGRVEKIAVLGKGDITTQAKAAGVDLIIGPEEIERLGGEKREARQMADTYRFFLAETGVMPLVGRFLGTRLGPRGKMPQPIPQGVDIGPIVDRLRKSVKFRTKDKKTFHVKVGSTGMNPDDVAENIDAVLKKVEANLESGTMNIRSIYVKTSMGPAERLV